In Devosia chinhatensis, the following are encoded in one genomic region:
- a CDS encoding Crp/Fnr family transcriptional regulator → MIAEQIFGLEKQLDPFFARLQLRDTLGLDEKRAIIQSARDRLHFSSGEDLVVEGDRPMRCVLVTSGFACRYRLLPSGERQIMAIHLPGDFVDLHSFLLKEMDHSVGALTECTAVGFPHESLLQVTERFPHLTRMLWLMTLIDAAGHREWLIGLGLLSAPQRTARLFCEIYKRLEIVGLARDHEFRFPVTQVAMGDALGISAVHVNRVVQELRQQDLITWERGTVRILDWSRLVATGQFSDRYLHLVREPR, encoded by the coding sequence GTGATAGCCGAACAAATCTTTGGGCTAGAAAAGCAGCTCGACCCTTTTTTTGCCAGGCTGCAATTGCGCGACACGCTCGGACTGGATGAGAAGCGCGCAATCATCCAGTCAGCTCGCGACCGCTTGCATTTTTCGTCCGGTGAAGATCTGGTCGTGGAGGGTGACCGGCCAATGCGGTGCGTTCTCGTCACGTCGGGATTTGCGTGTCGGTACCGACTCCTACCGAGCGGAGAGCGCCAGATCATGGCAATTCATCTCCCTGGGGATTTTGTCGACCTTCACAGCTTCCTACTCAAGGAAATGGACCATTCGGTGGGCGCCCTCACCGAATGTACGGCGGTTGGTTTTCCCCATGAGAGCTTGCTCCAGGTGACAGAGCGTTTTCCGCATCTGACGCGCATGCTGTGGCTGATGACTTTGATCGATGCCGCCGGTCACAGAGAATGGCTGATCGGGCTCGGCCTTTTGTCCGCGCCACAGCGAACGGCGCGTCTCTTCTGCGAAATCTACAAGCGGCTTGAAATTGTCGGCCTTGCCCGAGATCACGAGTTTCGCTTTCCGGTTACCCAAGTGGCAATGGGCGATGCACTCGGAATTTCTGCTGTGCATGTCAACCGGGTGGTGCAGGAGTTGCGACAACAGGATCTCATCACCTGGGAGCGAGGTACAGTTAGGATTCTGGATTGGTCCCGGCTCGTTGCGACCGGCCAGTTCAGCGATCGCTATCTGCACCTTGTCCGAGAGCCCCGCTAG
- a CDS encoding SDR family oxidoreductase gives MPDRFTMQDPRHQYPVPPFPRQEQEPPGIAGKMKPTPDHGEESYSGYGRLLGRKALITGGDSGIGRAAAIAFAREGADVAIGFLPSELDDANEVVGYIERAGTKAVALPGDVSDEETCQRMIKDAVEQLGGLDILVINAARQQARKSVDDLSSDDFDKTMKTNLYALHWLTRAAVQHLPPGASIITTASIQAYEPSSHLLDYATTKAGIVAYTKALAEQLIEKGIRVNAVAPGPFWTVLQPSGGQFPEKVEIFGQNSAFGRPGQPVELAPIYVLLASQEGSYITGEVFGVTGGKGVA, from the coding sequence ATGCCCGATCGGTTCACCATGCAGGATCCGCGCCACCAATATCCCGTCCCACCCTTTCCGAGGCAGGAACAGGAGCCGCCGGGCATCGCCGGCAAAATGAAGCCGACGCCAGATCATGGTGAGGAGAGCTATTCCGGCTATGGACGGCTTCTCGGCCGTAAGGCGCTGATAACGGGCGGCGATTCCGGTATCGGGCGTGCCGCTGCGATTGCTTTTGCGCGCGAAGGAGCGGACGTTGCCATAGGGTTTCTGCCCTCAGAACTCGACGATGCCAACGAGGTCGTCGGATATATCGAACGCGCCGGGACAAAGGCAGTCGCCTTACCTGGTGATGTCTCAGATGAGGAAACCTGTCAGCGCATGATCAAGGACGCCGTCGAACAGCTTGGTGGCCTCGACATTCTCGTCATCAATGCTGCCCGCCAGCAGGCGCGCAAGTCGGTCGACGATCTGAGCAGCGACGACTTCGACAAGACCATGAAGACCAATCTCTATGCCTTGCATTGGCTGACGCGAGCGGCTGTGCAGCATCTGCCGCCGGGTGCCTCGATCATTACAACGGCATCAATTCAGGCCTATGAGCCTTCGTCCCACCTGCTTGACTATGCCACAACCAAGGCTGGTATCGTCGCTTATACCAAGGCACTGGCCGAGCAACTGATCGAGAAGGGCATCCGCGTCAACGCCGTGGCCCCAGGGCCGTTCTGGACAGTGCTCCAACCCAGCGGCGGGCAGTTTCCGGAAAAGGTCGAGATATTCGGGCAGAATAGCGCCTTCGGTCGCCCTGGCCAGCCTGTCGAACTTGCTCCGATCTACGTGCTGCTCGCTTCTCAGGAAGGCAGCTACATAACCGGCGAAGTCTTTGGAGTGACAGGCGGCAAGGGCGTTGCCTGA
- a CDS encoding transglycosylase SLT domain-containing protein has product MGVQPVSIPQRLAQALQNAGSKSGVDFGYLLQTAQRESGLNPAARASTSSAVGLFQFLESTWLQVMKQQGPRLGYQSYADQISVTASGDYVVSDPSRRAEILKLREDPQVAADLAAAFTRSNGEYLKSAFGRVPSPGELYIAHFLGAQGAEKMFTAGLQNPDQIAVNLFPRPAAANRSIFYDQNGQPRTIRQVYQVLVAKHEGATRASFTTQQMNGQDVTPPVAQAEPPLPSRFSPANMSFTGLFKTVPEEDAAESAAESAAFFTQLYSQ; this is encoded by the coding sequence ATGGGCGTACAGCCGGTTTCCATCCCCCAGCGACTTGCTCAGGCGCTGCAAAATGCCGGCAGCAAGAGTGGCGTGGATTTCGGCTACCTGCTGCAAACCGCTCAGCGGGAAAGTGGGCTCAATCCGGCGGCACGCGCCTCCACATCCAGCGCAGTCGGGCTGTTCCAGTTTTTGGAGAGCACTTGGCTCCAAGTGATGAAGCAGCAGGGGCCGCGTCTCGGTTATCAGTCGTACGCCGACCAGATATCTGTCACCGCTTCGGGAGATTACGTTGTCTCGGATCCGTCTCGCCGTGCGGAGATCTTGAAGTTGCGAGAGGATCCGCAAGTCGCAGCCGACCTTGCGGCAGCATTTACGCGTTCGAACGGAGAATATCTCAAGTCAGCATTCGGACGCGTCCCCAGTCCCGGTGAATTGTACATCGCCCATTTTCTGGGTGCGCAGGGCGCCGAGAAAATGTTTACGGCGGGGCTGCAGAATCCTGACCAGATCGCGGTCAATCTTTTCCCCCGGCCCGCCGCCGCAAATCGATCTATCTTCTACGACCAGAATGGGCAGCCTCGCACCATCCGGCAGGTCTATCAGGTGCTTGTGGCCAAGCATGAAGGGGCGACCCGCGCGAGCTTCACTACTCAGCAGATGAATGGCCAGGACGTGACACCGCCTGTGGCGCAGGCCGAACCGCCGCTACCGTCGCGATTTTCCCCTGCAAACATGTCATTCACTGGCCTTTTCAAGACAGTGCCTGAGGAAGATGCGGCAGAGAGCGCGGCGGAAAGCGCCGCGTTTTTCACCCAGTTATACAGCCAGTAG
- a CDS encoding 6-phosphogluconolactonase, translating into MSIKAASPARPAFAAGQMAVRVFQTREQMGAAAANDTADALRTALSSQDQVRMVFAAAPSQSDVLAALCVAPGLDWSRVVAFHMDEYIGLNAKAPERFAHWLDEHLFLRLPFKEVHRIVPEPDAIAAASRYAALLSEAPIDIVCLGIGVNGHIAFNDPPVADFSDPLDVKVVTLDDACRQQQVDDDCFARFEDVPEQAITLTVPRLLRANKLFCVVPGRLKRDAVRATLHGPISTRCPASILREHADCTLYLDQESNPDA; encoded by the coding sequence GTGTCGATTAAAGCTGCTTCGCCCGCACGTCCCGCTTTCGCCGCCGGGCAGATGGCCGTGCGCGTATTTCAGACCCGCGAGCAGATGGGGGCGGCGGCGGCCAACGACACTGCCGATGCCTTGCGAACGGCGCTGAGCTCGCAGGATCAAGTGCGTATGGTGTTCGCAGCCGCGCCCAGTCAGTCCGATGTTCTGGCGGCTCTATGCGTCGCGCCGGGCCTGGATTGGAGCCGTGTCGTCGCCTTCCATATGGATGAATATATTGGGCTCAATGCGAAGGCACCTGAACGCTTTGCCCACTGGCTGGATGAGCATCTCTTCCTGCGCTTGCCCTTTAAAGAGGTGCATCGAATCGTACCGGAGCCAGATGCAATAGCGGCGGCTTCGCGCTACGCAGCGCTTTTGTCGGAAGCACCCATTGATATCGTTTGCCTGGGTATCGGCGTAAATGGCCACATCGCATTTAATGACCCACCGGTCGCCGACTTTTCCGATCCGCTCGACGTGAAGGTGGTGACGCTGGACGATGCCTGTCGTCAGCAGCAGGTGGACGACGACTGCTTTGCCCGGTTCGAAGATGTGCCTGAACAGGCTATTACCTTGACCGTGCCTCGACTGTTGCGGGCAAATAAGCTCTTCTGCGTTGTGCCCGGTCGCCTCAAGCGCGACGCCGTGCGCGCTACGCTTCATGGGCCAATCAGCACCAGATGTCCGGCATCCATTTTGCGGGAACATGCGGACTGCACGCTTTATCTCGACCAGGAGTCCAATCCAGATGCCTGA
- a CDS encoding Crp/Fnr family transcriptional regulator, which produces MRSERAPIGGTDNAGPAIFGRIWDTGVTSPEDMEVFAHLAWKREAYSVGQALNADFDICFLTGGLSFRQRCTPSGGRQLLSILLPGDMCSHAFLTGRRPLANAVAATSCTVVRLSIEDVLPVWEQHPNLLAALLLNFAVDCEAAEELVVSIGRRTALERMAYFLCELEFRFDRIGLSSNSSFSLPLTQADMGDYLALSAVHVNRTMQTLRHSGLVENKGANYCLLQPDKLRKLSGFSSAYLAHH; this is translated from the coding sequence ATGCGCAGCGAACGAGCGCCCATCGGCGGCACGGACAATGCGGGCCCAGCCATATTTGGCCGGATTTGGGATACCGGCGTGACGTCTCCTGAGGACATGGAGGTTTTTGCGCACTTGGCGTGGAAACGGGAGGCATATTCCGTCGGCCAAGCCCTTAACGCTGATTTTGACATCTGTTTTCTGACTGGCGGCTTGTCATTCCGCCAGAGGTGCACGCCATCGGGCGGCCGCCAACTTTTGTCGATCTTGTTGCCCGGAGACATGTGCTCCCACGCATTTCTGACCGGACGCCGACCGCTCGCAAATGCCGTTGCGGCAACGTCCTGTACAGTCGTCCGCCTATCGATCGAGGATGTTCTCCCGGTCTGGGAACAGCATCCAAACCTTCTCGCCGCCCTTCTGTTGAACTTCGCAGTCGACTGCGAGGCGGCGGAGGAACTGGTGGTGTCCATTGGTCGGCGAACGGCGCTTGAAAGAATGGCCTATTTTCTATGTGAGTTGGAATTTCGCTTCGATCGCATAGGCTTGAGCAGTAACTCGAGTTTTTCGCTGCCTCTCACTCAGGCCGACATGGGCGATTATCTTGCACTTTCCGCTGTTCACGTGAACCGAACGATGCAAACGCTTCGTCACAGCGGATTGGTGGAAAACAAGGGTGCCAACTATTGTCTGCTTCAGCCTGACAAGCTCCGGAAATTGTCAGGATTTTCCTCTGCTTACTTAGCGCACCACTAG
- a CDS encoding nitroreductase family protein, which yields MPANDALRDHLLTRRSTGIGFLRDPGPSSQELETLLTIATRVPDHGKLAPWRLIIYAGEARAQAGERLADIVARRNPADEASIEIERHRFLPAPLTIGVLSVPQAHPKVPELEQVLSAGNVAFNLLHGAAALGFGASWVTRWYAFDEEAARALGAQDGERFVGFVHIGTPTAAMEDRPRPILGDIVRYWQG from the coding sequence ATGCCCGCCAATGATGCCCTGCGCGACCACCTGCTGACCCGCCGTTCGACCGGAATTGGATTTCTTCGAGATCCAGGACCATCTTCTCAGGAACTGGAAACGCTGCTCACAATAGCGACACGGGTTCCGGACCACGGCAAACTCGCGCCTTGGCGACTAATCATCTACGCAGGCGAGGCGCGGGCGCAGGCCGGGGAGAGGTTGGCGGACATCGTTGCACGGCGCAACCCAGCGGACGAGGCGAGCATTGAGATTGAGCGGCACCGGTTCTTGCCGGCGCCCTTGACGATCGGCGTCTTGTCCGTCCCGCAGGCCCACCCGAAGGTTCCTGAACTCGAACAGGTTCTCTCGGCTGGCAATGTGGCATTCAATCTCCTGCATGGGGCGGCAGCACTCGGGTTCGGCGCGTCTTGGGTCACGCGCTGGTATGCTTTCGACGAGGAAGCGGCCCGTGCTTTGGGCGCTCAGGATGGCGAGCGATTTGTCGGCTTTGTCCACATTGGGACGCCGACAGCGGCGATGGAAGACCGTCCGCGGCCGATCCTCGGCGACATCGTGCGATACTGGCAAGGATAG
- the treZ gene encoding malto-oligosyltrehalose trehalohydrolase, translating to MKFGTQITGQGVRFRLWAPDQQQIRVYLHDLSEAFEMAARPRGWHEVTVPNAKPGMLYTFALPNGQHVPDPASRFLPQDVEGPSEIIDPLAFEWSDRGWVGRPWEETILYELHIGTFTEEGTFRAAIDKLDHLCALGVNTIELMPVADFNGRWNWGYDGASLFAPDATYGRPEDMKAFVDAAHSKGLSVVLDVIYNHFGPKGNHLGTYAPLTNSDVPTPWGEAVNFDGDEAGMIRDLIMANARYWLTEFHLDGLRFDAVHEIHDDGPRHILMELAEQARAATDGRHVHLVLENSLNQVNWLKRRETGAPWLYDAQWSDDIHHAIHAVLTNDPGSYYEDFIGRIDLVGRSLAEGVGWQGEFMQHQGHHKGEPSAFLPPTAFVHFMQNHDQVGNRPFGRRVSHQVSRDALRMWSAIVLLSPQIPLLFMGEEWSASTPFLFFSDVGQDLADAIRTSRREELKNYHEAEEGELPDPMSKDSFLRSKLDWSETERGEHREMLAHYRALISSRTKAIVPRLHGMQGFSGQYMILDNRGIKVTWRLGDGSRLQIRANLSAELLACPPNALGQTVWIEGEVAGDSLGPWAMDAHIIQAE from the coding sequence ATGAAATTCGGTACTCAGATAACGGGGCAGGGCGTTCGCTTCCGGCTCTGGGCCCCGGACCAGCAGCAGATCAGGGTGTACCTGCACGATCTCTCCGAGGCCTTTGAAATGGCTGCGCGGCCGAGAGGCTGGCACGAAGTTACCGTGCCGAATGCCAAACCCGGAATGCTCTACACTTTCGCGCTCCCGAATGGTCAACACGTACCTGATCCGGCATCACGCTTTCTGCCGCAAGACGTTGAAGGGCCCAGCGAGATTATCGATCCTTTGGCCTTTGAGTGGAGTGATCGCGGCTGGGTGGGGCGCCCTTGGGAAGAGACAATCCTTTATGAATTGCACATCGGGACCTTCACTGAGGAAGGCACCTTTCGTGCGGCCATCGACAAGCTGGACCACCTCTGTGCGCTCGGGGTCAACACAATCGAGTTGATGCCAGTGGCGGACTTCAATGGCCGTTGGAATTGGGGCTATGATGGCGCCAGTCTCTTCGCTCCCGACGCCACCTATGGTCGACCCGAAGATATGAAAGCCTTTGTGGACGCCGCTCACAGCAAGGGATTGAGCGTTGTCTTGGATGTTATCTACAACCACTTCGGTCCCAAGGGGAACCACCTGGGGACCTATGCGCCGTTGACCAACAGCGACGTGCCCACGCCTTGGGGAGAGGCCGTCAACTTCGACGGTGACGAAGCCGGGATGATCCGGGACCTGATCATGGCCAATGCCCGCTATTGGCTGACGGAGTTTCATCTGGACGGCCTGCGGTTCGATGCGGTGCACGAAATTCATGACGACGGGCCAAGGCATATTCTGATGGAGCTCGCCGAACAGGCGCGCGCCGCCACCGATGGCCGTCATGTGCATTTGGTTCTGGAAAACTCGCTGAACCAGGTGAACTGGCTCAAGCGCAGGGAAACCGGAGCGCCCTGGCTCTACGACGCGCAATGGAGCGACGACATTCACCACGCCATCCATGCCGTTCTGACCAATGATCCAGGCTCCTATTATGAGGACTTCATCGGTCGGATCGATCTGGTCGGACGGTCACTGGCGGAGGGCGTCGGTTGGCAAGGCGAATTCATGCAGCACCAAGGCCACCACAAGGGTGAGCCCAGTGCATTTCTCCCGCCCACAGCTTTTGTCCATTTCATGCAGAATCACGACCAGGTCGGCAACAGGCCGTTCGGTCGCCGCGTCTCTCATCAGGTCTCGCGCGATGCGCTGCGCATGTGGAGCGCCATCGTGCTGCTGTCGCCGCAGATTCCCTTGCTGTTCATGGGCGAGGAATGGTCGGCAAGCACACCATTCCTGTTTTTCTCAGATGTCGGACAAGATCTTGCGGACGCGATCCGCACCAGCCGTCGAGAGGAACTGAAGAACTATCATGAAGCCGAGGAAGGTGAACTTCCCGACCCGATGAGCAAGGACAGCTTTTTGAGGTCCAAGCTGGATTGGAGCGAGACCGAACGAGGCGAGCATAGGGAAATGCTCGCACATTACCGTGCGCTTATCTCATCGAGAACCAAGGCCATTGTGCCACGCCTGCATGGGATGCAGGGCTTTTCGGGACAGTACATGATCCTCGACAATCGCGGGATTAAGGTGACGTGGCGTTTGGGAGACGGCTCCCGTTTGCAAATCCGCGCCAATCTCAGTGCTGAACTGCTTGCTTGTCCACCCAACGCGCTTGGGCAAACTGTCTGGATAGAAGGTGAGGTTGCGGGTGACTCGCTCGGGCCTTGGGCGATGGACGCTCACATCATTCAAGCCGAATGA
- a CDS encoding LacI family DNA-binding transcriptional regulator: MTSKRARPTINQVAEAAGVTKSSVSRAFTRPEMLSEETVRKIFAAAEQLGYVPNHTARALSTGRHGNIALIVPDVANPFFPPLIRAAQAEADRSDYCVFLGNSDESPQQEDKLIGRFGGQVEGLVLVSSRMSDAQIVEHASRRPVVLVNRDVEGIPRVLIDSATGVAEAVEHLAELGHKKLVYVGGPHGSWSNKQRRNAVRRSARALGLDVSVISNEFAAFESGRKITASVLATGASAAIAFDDLTAQGMLAELADQGVSVPGQFSVVGCDDVLGAATYPSLTTVSNRSVEAGKTALTLLIDILENHAIRDVRYVLNTNLVVRNTTGPRAG; this comes from the coding sequence ATGACGTCGAAACGGGCCAGACCCACCATCAACCAGGTTGCCGAGGCTGCGGGCGTTACCAAGTCCAGTGTGTCTCGAGCCTTCACACGCCCGGAAATGCTGAGCGAAGAAACGGTGCGCAAGATTTTTGCGGCCGCAGAGCAGCTTGGTTACGTCCCCAACCATACGGCTCGCGCACTCAGCACCGGCCGGCACGGCAATATCGCGCTCATCGTACCCGACGTTGCCAACCCGTTCTTCCCGCCTCTTATCCGCGCGGCGCAGGCGGAAGCGGATCGGTCCGATTATTGCGTTTTCCTGGGCAATTCCGATGAAAGTCCGCAGCAAGAGGACAAGCTTATCGGCCGTTTCGGTGGCCAGGTCGAAGGCCTGGTGCTGGTATCGTCGCGCATGAGCGACGCGCAGATCGTCGAACATGCCAGCCGCCGGCCGGTGGTTCTGGTGAACCGGGATGTGGAGGGCATACCCAGAGTTCTGATCGACAGCGCTACGGGGGTCGCGGAAGCGGTGGAGCACCTCGCGGAATTGGGGCACAAGAAGCTCGTTTATGTCGGCGGGCCGCATGGCTCCTGGTCCAACAAGCAGCGTCGCAATGCCGTACGGCGTTCGGCTCGCGCCCTGGGTCTTGACGTCAGTGTCATATCCAACGAGTTCGCAGCATTCGAGTCCGGTCGCAAAATTACCGCCAGCGTGCTGGCGACCGGGGCAAGCGCTGCTATTGCCTTCGACGATCTTACAGCGCAGGGCATGCTTGCCGAACTGGCCGATCAAGGGGTTTCGGTGCCAGGTCAGTTCTCGGTCGTCGGGTGCGATGACGTTTTAGGGGCCGCCACTTACCCATCGCTCACCACGGTCTCCAATCGCTCGGTCGAAGCCGGAAAAACTGCGTTGACGCTCTTGATCGACATCCTTGAAAATCATGCGATCCGGGATGTCCGATATGTCCTCAACACCAATCTCGTGGTTCGAAACACAACCGGCCCGAGGGCCGGCTGA
- a CDS encoding Crp/Fnr family transcriptional regulator, with product MDRFILRMSAYEALDSGARDALYRAVKTLAPVPACEMQREHGAELCILLTGWVCHFKLLGNGRRQITSVILPGDLVDFSFLTSRTSNLQFRTTTTSQFGHIGAAQFAAAAEEFPALMKSALRALAIETAIREERVMSLGVRTAMERLSHFLCEIWRRLDVVGLVNADHSFELPMTQSDIGEALGLSTVHVNRTIQALRRDGAITLRGGRVTLQNPARLISLSGFDPAYLGIEAVGPINAR from the coding sequence GTGGACCGCTTTATCCTTCGCATGTCTGCTTATGAGGCACTTGATAGTGGCGCCCGCGACGCACTCTATCGTGCGGTCAAAACTCTTGCGCCCGTGCCCGCCTGCGAGATGCAGCGTGAACATGGCGCAGAGCTGTGCATTTTGCTGACAGGATGGGTCTGTCACTTCAAACTTCTTGGAAATGGCAGAAGGCAAATTACGTCCGTGATCCTGCCGGGAGACCTGGTCGATTTCAGTTTCCTCACCAGCCGGACATCCAATCTGCAGTTCCGAACCACAACCACGAGTCAATTTGGGCACATTGGTGCGGCTCAATTTGCTGCAGCTGCCGAAGAATTTCCCGCGCTCATGAAGTCTGCCTTACGTGCCCTCGCGATAGAGACGGCCATCCGAGAAGAGCGCGTAATGAGCTTGGGCGTCCGAACGGCGATGGAGCGGTTGTCTCATTTTCTATGCGAGATATGGCGCCGTCTCGATGTCGTGGGTCTGGTCAATGCGGACCACAGCTTCGAATTGCCGATGACGCAATCGGACATAGGCGAGGCCCTTGGACTATCTACTGTGCATGTAAACCGTACCATCCAGGCCCTCAGACGGGATGGCGCAATTACCTTGCGCGGAGGCCGCGTCACCCTCCAGAACCCGGCGCGACTGATATCGCTTTCAGGCTTTGACCCAGCCTATCTTGGGATTGAAGCGGTAGGCCCGATCAACGCGCGTTAA